Proteins encoded within one genomic window of Polaribacter sp. NJDZ03:
- the yajC gene encoding preprotein translocase subunit YajC, with the protein MYTVIFLQEGMSGSLMSMLPFLAIIVVFYFFMIRPQMNRQKKEKAFQAEIKKGAKVVTSSGIHGKIAEINEAEGTITIETGAGKIKFERSAVSMELTNKKLAPAKK; encoded by the coding sequence ATGTATACTGTAATATTTTTACAAGAAGGAATGAGTGGTAGTTTAATGAGTATGTTGCCTTTTTTAGCAATTATTGTAGTGTTTTATTTCTTTATGATAAGACCGCAAATGAATCGTCAGAAAAAGGAAAAAGCATTTCAAGCTGAAATTAAAAAAGGCGCTAAAGTGGTTACTTCTAGTGGTATTCATGGTAAAATAGCCGAAATTAATGAAGCAGAAGGTACTATAACAATAGAGACAGGAGCAGGGAAAATTAAGTTTGAACGTTCTGCCGTTTCTATGGAATTAACAAACAAAAAATTAGCACCAGCTAAAAAATAA
- a CDS encoding PaaI family thioesterase, which translates to MDTVAILKAFNESSKNTLMETLDIEYVALGDDFLTAKMPVNSRVHQPYGQLHGGATAALAESVGSAASNFFIDSKTQFVNGIQLSINHIKSKLEGTVYATATNIHKGRTTHLWEVKIVDENGDLISVAKMTNIVLTKK; encoded by the coding sequence ATGGATACAGTTGCAATTTTAAAAGCGTTTAATGAGAGTTCTAAAAACACATTAATGGAAACTCTTGATATTGAATATGTTGCTCTTGGTGATGATTTTTTAACAGCAAAAATGCCTGTTAATTCTAGGGTGCATCAGCCTTACGGACAATTACATGGTGGTGCAACGGCGGCTTTAGCGGAAAGTGTTGGTAGTGCAGCTTCTAACTTTTTTATAGATAGTAAAACCCAGTTTGTAAACGGAATTCAATTATCTATAAACCATATAAAAAGCAAGCTAGAAGGCACTGTTTATGCAACAGCAACTAATATTCATAAAGGTAGAACAACGCATTTATGGGAAGTTAAAATTGTTGATGAAAATGGCGATTTAATTTCAGTTGCTAAAATGACCAACATTGTTTTAACAAAGAAATAA
- a CDS encoding ABC transporter ATP-binding protein — MKELRHINKYFSKYKWRLLIGLLITILAKFLALKIPQIVGDSLNIVEDYQNGIVTDLEDVQHQLLINVLLIIGVAILSGFFTFLMRQTIIVTSRLIEFDLKNEIYQQYQRLSLNFYKKNRTGDLMNRISEDVSKVRMYVGPAVMYTINMIVLLFVGFTQMMNIDVKLTMYTLIPFPLLSISIFVLSKVIHKRSTIVQQYLSKLTTFNQEFFSGINVVKSYGIEASIIKDFDEIADESKEKNIHLQKANALFFPLMVFLIGISNLLVLYVGGQLYIANEIQIGTIIEFMLYVNILTWPVAVVGWVTSMVQQAEASQARINEFLQHVPEIQNSSNLPIELKGNITFKDVTFTYDDTNITALKNINISVKSGETIAILGKTGSGKSTIIELISRLYDTKVGTILLDDIPIKEANLDAVRSQIGFVPQDPFLFSESIEDNIKFGKEDATEEEIIAAAKNADVHKNIIDFPNGYKTVLGERGVTLSGGQKQRVSIARAIIKKPKILIFDDCLSAVDTETEEKILSNLERISKNITTFIISHRISSAKNADKIIVLDQGEIIQQGTHNQLITIDGYYKDLYDQQLLEKEI, encoded by the coding sequence TTGAAGGAACTAAGACACATAAATAAATATTTTTCTAAATATAAATGGCGATTATTAATAGGTTTATTAATAACTATTTTAGCCAAATTTTTAGCTTTAAAGATTCCTCAAATAGTAGGAGATTCTTTAAATATTGTTGAAGACTACCAAAACGGAATCGTTACTGATTTAGAAGACGTACAGCATCAATTATTAATAAATGTACTTCTTATTATAGGGGTTGCTATATTATCTGGTTTTTTTACTTTTTTAATGAGGCAGACTATTATTGTTACTTCTAGATTGATAGAATTCGATTTAAAAAACGAAATTTATCAACAATACCAGAGGTTGTCACTTAATTTCTACAAAAAAAACAGAACAGGAGATTTAATGAATCGTATTTCTGAAGATGTTTCTAAAGTAAGAATGTATGTAGGGCCTGCTGTTATGTATACCATTAATATGATCGTTTTGCTGTTTGTTGGTTTTACACAGATGATGAATATTGATGTGAAGCTAACCATGTACACTCTAATTCCTTTTCCTTTATTATCGATTTCAATATTTGTTTTAAGTAAAGTAATACATAAAAGAAGTACAATTGTTCAGCAATATTTATCAAAATTAACCACTTTTAACCAAGAGTTTTTCTCAGGAATTAATGTGGTTAAATCTTACGGAATTGAAGCATCAATAATAAAAGACTTTGATGAAATTGCAGATGAAAGCAAGGAAAAGAACATACATCTGCAAAAAGCAAATGCATTATTTTTTCCGTTGATGGTCTTTTTAATTGGTATTAGCAACTTGTTGGTATTATATGTTGGAGGTCAATTATATATTGCAAATGAAATACAAATAGGTACCATTATAGAGTTTATGCTCTATGTAAATATTTTAACTTGGCCAGTAGCTGTTGTAGGCTGGGTTACTTCTATGGTGCAGCAAGCAGAAGCTTCACAAGCTAGAATTAATGAGTTTTTACAACATGTACCAGAAATACAAAATAGCAGCAATTTACCAATAGAATTAAAAGGAAATATTACGTTTAAAGATGTTACTTTTACGTATGATGACACCAATATAACGGCTCTAAAAAACATTAACATCTCTGTTAAATCTGGAGAAACAATTGCTATTTTAGGTAAAACAGGGTCTGGAAAATCTACCATTATAGAATTAATTTCTAGGTTGTACGACACAAAAGTTGGAACTATTTTATTAGACGACATCCCTATAAAAGAAGCTAATTTAGATGCTGTTAGAAGTCAGATTGGTTTTGTACCTCAAGATCCATTTTTATTTTCTGAAAGTATAGAAGACAATATTAAATTTGGTAAAGAAGATGCCACAGAGGAAGAGATTATTGCTGCAGCTAAAAATGCAGATGTACATAAAAACATAATCGATTTCCCTAACGGATACAAAACAGTTTTAGGAGAACGTGGTGTAACGCTTTCTGGCGGACAAAAGCAGCGTGTTTCTATTGCTAGAGCAATTATTAAAAAACCTAAAATTTTAATTTTTGATGATTGTTTGTCTGCTGTAGACACAGAAACTGAAGAAAAAATCCTTTCTAATTTAGAAAGAATATCTAAAAATATTACCACTTTTATAATTAGTCACAGAATCTCTTCGGCCAAAAATGCCGATAAAATTATTGTTTTAGACCAAGGAGAAATCATACAACAAGGAACTCATAATCAACTAATAACCATAGACGGTTACTACAAAGATTTGTATGACCAACAACTTTTAGAAAAAGAAATTTAA
- the coaE gene encoding dephospho-CoA kinase (Dephospho-CoA kinase (CoaE) performs the final step in coenzyme A biosynthesis.), which yields MVVGLTGGIGSGKTTVATIFAKFNTVAIYNADLEAKKLMNASPIIKSKIIEEFGVESYLDNQLNSSFIANLVFNDKSKLAALNSIVHPEVKKHFQVFVDQNVDKEYVLYENAILFESKSNLKCDIIISVYAPLNIRIERTMQRDNSSKTAVKNRIKNQWLEDKKLLQSNYVITNLSKENTLFQVLKIHNILTKKKASI from the coding sequence ATGGTTGTAGGTTTAACAGGAGGTATAGGAAGCGGTAAAACGACAGTCGCTACTATTTTTGCCAAATTTAATACTGTTGCTATTTATAATGCAGATTTAGAAGCTAAAAAGTTAATGAATGCTTCTCCAATAATAAAATCTAAAATTATTGAAGAATTTGGAGTTGAATCTTACCTAGACAATCAATTAAATAGCTCTTTTATTGCCAACCTTGTTTTTAATGATAAAAGCAAATTAGCTGCGTTAAATTCTATCGTACATCCAGAGGTTAAAAAACATTTTCAAGTATTTGTAGATCAAAATGTAGACAAAGAATATGTTTTATATGAAAATGCCATTCTTTTTGAAAGTAAAAGTAATTTAAAATGCGATATTATTATTTCTGTATATGCACCTCTTAATATTAGAATAGAAAGAACAATGCAAAGAGATAACAGCTCTAAAACAGCGGTAAAAAACAGGATAAAAAACCAATGGTTAGAGGATAAAAAATTACTACAATCTAACTATGTTATTACCAATTTAAGTAAAGAAAACACTCTTTTTCAGGTTCTTAAAATCCATAATATTTTAACAAAAAAGAAGGCCTCAATTTAA
- the nusB gene encoding transcription antitermination factor NusB: MINRRHIRVKVMQSVYAMLHSYNDDIIKEEKFLKHSILKMYDLYVLNLQLLVEVQKLAAKKIALSKKKILATKEDLNPNNKFLNNKLINTIAESVSIEGYVELNDLTNWEENDEYVKIIFEKLQNSDLYKKYLSTEEDSYKIDKSFVIDFFKEIIAPDDKLGEYFEDTMISWSDDIPFVNTWVVKTLSKQKDNTIFVLGKLYKDKDDEEFVSKMFKKTVLNNTEYESIIEEKTPNWETDRIADMDMILIKMAVSEFLNFHSIPTRVTINEYIEISKDYSTEKSSYFINGVLDKISKEFIESKRIVKIGRGLL, translated from the coding sequence ATGATTAACAGGAGACATATTCGAGTTAAAGTGATGCAATCTGTGTACGCTATGTTACATTCTTATAATGATGATATCATTAAAGAGGAAAAATTTTTAAAACATAGTATTTTAAAAATGTACGATTTGTACGTTTTAAACCTACAGTTATTGGTAGAAGTACAGAAGTTAGCAGCTAAAAAAATAGCACTTTCTAAAAAGAAAATTCTTGCTACCAAAGAAGATTTAAACCCAAATAACAAATTTTTAAACAATAAACTGATAAATACCATCGCAGAAAGCGTAAGTATAGAAGGTTATGTTGAATTAAATGATTTAACAAATTGGGAGGAAAATGATGAGTATGTGAAAATTATTTTTGAAAAATTGCAAAATAGCGATTTGTATAAAAAATATTTAAGTACAGAAGAAGATTCCTATAAAATAGACAAATCTTTTGTAATTGATTTCTTTAAAGAAATTATTGCACCAGATGACAAATTAGGAGAATATTTTGAAGACACAATGATTTCTTGGTCAGACGATATTCCTTTTGTTAACACTTGGGTTGTAAAAACGTTAAGCAAGCAGAAAGATAATACTATTTTTGTGTTAGGTAAACTATACAAAGACAAAGATGATGAAGAGTTTGTATCTAAAATGTTTAAGAAAACAGTTTTAAATAATACAGAATACGAATCTATTATAGAAGAAAAAACACCTAACTGGGAAACAGATAGAATTGCAGACATGGATATGATTCTTATAAAAATGGCTGTTTCAGAGTTTTTAAATTTCCACTCTATACCAACCAGAGTTACTATTAATGAATATATAGAAATATCTAAAGATTATTCTACAGAAAAGAGTAGCTATTTTATTAATGGTGTCTTAGATAAAATTTCTAAGGAATTTATAGAAAGTAAAAGAATTGTTAAAATAGGTAGAGGATTACTTTAA
- a CDS encoding ABC transporter ATP-binding protein, whose protein sequence is METILSLKNLDKKYGKVHAVNNLSFDIERGNVYGILGPNGSGKSTTLGIILNVVNRTSGEFSWFNGKLTTHQALKKVGAIIERPNFYPYMTATQNLALICKIKEISTEKINEKLTTVNLFDRRDSKFSTFSLGMKQRLAIASALLNDPEILILDEPTNGLDPQGIHEIRQIIQNIAANGTTILLASHLLDEVEKVCSHVVVIRNGVKLYAGRVDEMTASNGLFELKVETNEDKLMALLEEHPAIGKISKDHETIIATLNSEISATEINEFLFKKGILLSHLVKRKPSLEQQFLDLTKN, encoded by the coding sequence TTGGAAACTATCTTATCACTCAAAAATCTCGATAAAAAATACGGAAAAGTTCACGCAGTAAACAATCTTTCTTTTGATATAGAGAGAGGAAATGTCTACGGAATTTTAGGTCCTAACGGAAGTGGAAAATCTACCACTTTAGGTATTATTTTAAATGTTGTAAACAGAACTTCTGGAGAGTTTTCTTGGTTTAACGGAAAACTAACTACACATCAAGCCTTAAAAAAAGTAGGTGCAATTATAGAGCGACCTAATTTTTATCCTTACATGACGGCTACTCAAAACCTAGCTTTAATTTGTAAGATAAAAGAAATATCAACAGAAAAAATTAACGAGAAACTTACAACAGTTAACCTTTTCGACAGAAGAGATAGCAAGTTTAGTACGTTTTCTTTAGGGATGAAGCAGCGTTTGGCTATTGCTTCTGCCCTATTAAATGATCCTGAAATTTTAATTTTAGATGAACCTACAAATGGTTTAGATCCACAAGGAATTCATGAAATTCGTCAGATTATACAAAATATTGCTGCAAACGGAACTACAATTTTATTAGCTTCTCACCTATTAGACGAAGTAGAAAAAGTATGCTCTCATGTGGTTGTAATTAGAAATGGTGTAAAATTATATGCTGGTCGTGTAGATGAAATGACAGCTTCTAATGGTTTGTTCGAACTAAAAGTAGAAACGAACGAAGATAAATTAATGGCTCTTTTAGAAGAACATCCTGCAATTGGTAAAATAAGTAAAGATCACGAAACGATAATAGCTACTTTAAACAGCGAAATTTCAGCAACAGAAATAAATGAATTTCTATTTAAAAAAGGAATTCTTTTATCTCATTTAGTTAAACGCAAACCTAGTTTAGAGCAACAATTTTTAGATTTAACTAAAAATTAA
- a CDS encoding sensor histidine kinase KdpD, protein MGKKMFVLIVVLMSISLIGIIAVQVFWINNAVASKNEQFKNDVQKSLSSVTQRINDKEEASFDKKMEGFFDNVGLANDAQIRNYLFQEIDTITKERFSIGTTYLEENFKLPTEFLDNDSIIVKRVTGKQDFFHSRLIKGVDNAFSSTDENRYSFTKRFKKIESAYNSAYFDDYKKITPLHQRISNNDLNNTIKEELENRNVYLDFKYGVYSKDGLATKLKSGYYTINKNESYPYPLFFNANGEVEYELYVTFPSKDKHILSGLSSILVLSLSFIFIIIIAFSSSLYQLIRQKKISEIKTDFINNMTHEFKTPIATINLALDSIKNPKIINDNEKVLRYVKMIRDENKRMHSQVENVLRISRLEKNQLDISKETIDMHDTIEDAITHVSLLIADRKGTINTHFEAIITEIPGNEFHLTNVIVNILENGLKYSEGAPKINVYTESANKFFIFKIKDEGIGMSKAVQKQVFDKFYREQKGNIHDVKGHGLGLAYVKEIVEKHHGTVFVESEKGKGSTFTVKLPLI, encoded by the coding sequence ATGGGTAAGAAAATGTTTGTTCTTATTGTGGTTTTAATGAGCATTTCCTTAATAGGAATTATTGCTGTACAGGTGTTTTGGATAAACAATGCTGTAGCAAGTAAGAATGAGCAATTTAAAAATGATGTTCAAAAATCTTTGAGTAGTGTAACCCAAAGAATAAATGACAAAGAAGAAGCTTCTTTTGATAAAAAAATGGAAGGTTTCTTTGACAATGTTGGTTTGGCCAACGATGCCCAAATAAGAAATTACCTTTTTCAAGAAATAGATACCATAACTAAAGAGCGTTTTTCTATAGGAACTACTTATTTAGAAGAGAATTTTAAATTACCAACAGAATTTTTAGACAATGATTCTATCATTGTAAAGAGAGTAACGGGGAAACAAGATTTTTTTCATTCTAGATTAATTAAAGGAGTAGACAATGCTTTTTCTTCTACAGACGAAAATAGATATTCTTTCACTAAAAGATTTAAGAAAATAGAAAGTGCTTATAATTCGGCATACTTTGATGACTATAAAAAAATAACACCTCTTCATCAAAGAATAAGTAATAACGATTTAAATAATACCATTAAAGAAGAGTTAGAAAACCGAAATGTCTATTTAGATTTTAAATATGGGGTTTACAGTAAAGATGGTTTAGCTACAAAATTAAAATCAGGATATTATACAATTAACAAAAACGAAAGTTACCCATATCCACTCTTTTTTAATGCAAATGGTGAGGTAGAATATGAGTTATACGTAACTTTTCCTTCTAAAGATAAACACATACTTTCTGGGCTTTCGAGTATTTTAGTACTTTCATTGTCTTTTATTTTTATCATTATAATAGCTTTCTCTAGTTCTTTATATCAACTAATAAGACAAAAGAAAATATCAGAAATAAAAACTGATTTTATAAATAATATGACGCATGAGTTTAAAACACCAATTGCTACCATTAACCTTGCTTTAGATTCTATTAAGAACCCAAAGATTATTAATGATAACGAAAAAGTGTTACGTTATGTAAAAATGATTAGAGACGAAAATAAAAGAATGCACTCTCAAGTAGAAAACGTCTTAAGAATATCTAGATTAGAAAAAAATCAGTTAGATATTAGTAAGGAAACTATTGATATGCACGACACAATAGAAGATGCAATTACACACGTAAGTTTGCTAATTGCAGATAGAAAAGGAACCATAAATACACATTTTGAGGCAATTATTACAGAAATTCCTGGTAACGAATTTCATTTAACAAATGTAATTGTTAACATACTAGAAAATGGTTTAAAATATTCTGAAGGAGCACCAAAAATTAATGTATACACAGAAAGTGCTAACAAATTCTTTATCTTTAAAATAAAAGATGAAGGAATAGGAATGAGTAAAGCTGTTCAAAAACAAGTTTTTGATAAGTTTTATAGAGAACAAAAAGGAAACATACATGATGTAAAAGGCCATGGACTTGGTTTGGCGTATGTAAAAGAGATTGTAGAAAAACATCATGGTACTGTTTTTGTAGAAAGTGAAAAAGGAAAAGGAAGTACATTTACAGTAAAATTACCTTTAATTTAA
- a CDS encoding plasmid pRiA4b ORF-3 family protein — MYKIRVILDTKEDVIRTILVDNNLNLEDLHATIAKAFGFGGREMASFYRTDDEWEQGEEIPLFNMEEIGEGISMKTCILNETLPEEGDKLIYVYDFLKMWTFYVEVIEVSADKKEDLPQIILTVGEIPSEAPEKEFVAEKLDDGFGDEEDIDDEFGHFDDDYDFTEY; from the coding sequence ATGTACAAAATACGCGTAATTTTAGACACAAAAGAAGATGTAATCAGAACTATTTTGGTTGACAACAACTTAAACTTAGAAGATTTACATGCCACAATTGCTAAAGCCTTTGGTTTTGGAGGTAGAGAAATGGCTTCTTTTTATAGAACTGATGATGAATGGGAGCAGGGAGAAGAGATTCCGTTGTTTAATATGGAAGAGATTGGCGAAGGTATTTCTATGAAAACTTGTATTTTAAATGAAACTTTACCAGAGGAAGGTGATAAACTAATTTATGTGTACGATTTCTTAAAAATGTGGACTTTCTACGTTGAAGTTATTGAGGTTTCGGCTGACAAAAAAGAAGATTTACCCCAAATTATTTTAACTGTTGGAGAAATACCAAGTGAAGCTCCTGAAAAAGAATTTGTTGCAGAAAAATTAGATGATGGTTTTGGTGACGAAGAAGATATTGATGATGAATTTGGTCATTTTGATGATGATTACGATTTTACTGAATATTAA
- a CDS encoding CdaR family protein, producing MIKNRKIAKSFISFLIASILMWFLITLSREYTTSITFPVNYKNIPQDKLLQNKPIKEIDIIVKSTGFNLIRSGFGDKTITLNANSLHKKSTGSYYFLTRNQVSTIQKQLHSGLELQEIVLDTIYLDIGTLTSKKVALKPNLEIKYQIGYDILEPVCVKPDSILISGPETQINKITYIDLKLLKLDNIREDFSEKIEIVLPKNLGNIKFTSKFTTISGKVEKFTEGTLEVPFTISNLPKGVELTTLNKTVEVVYVVGLSNFNKIDKNFFEVVCDYNVSKDNNLGYLLPKVIGKPDYVKSFKVIPNKIDFLIQK from the coding sequence TTGATAAAGAATAGAAAAATAGCAAAAAGTTTTATTAGTTTTTTAATTGCCTCTATTTTAATGTGGTTTTTAATTACTCTATCTAGAGAGTATACTACTAGTATCACTTTTCCTGTAAATTATAAAAATATTCCTCAAGATAAATTATTACAGAATAAGCCTATAAAAGAAATAGATATTATTGTAAAATCTACTGGTTTTAATCTTATTAGATCTGGTTTTGGAGATAAAACAATTACTTTAAATGCAAACAGTTTGCATAAAAAATCTACTGGTAGCTATTATTTTTTAACAAGAAATCAGGTTAGTACAATTCAAAAACAATTGCACTCAGGACTAGAGTTGCAAGAAATTGTTTTAGATACCATATATTTAGACATTGGTACTTTAACCTCTAAAAAAGTAGCCTTAAAACCAAATTTAGAAATTAAATATCAAATTGGCTACGATATTTTAGAACCAGTATGCGTAAAGCCAGATAGCATCTTAATTTCTGGTCCAGAAACTCAAATAAATAAAATAACATACATCGATCTAAAGTTATTAAAATTAGATAATATTCGAGAAGATTTTTCTGAAAAAATAGAAATTGTATTGCCTAAAAATTTAGGGAATATTAAGTTTACATCTAAATTTACAACCATTAGTGGTAAAGTAGAAAAGTTTACAGAAGGTACTTTAGAAGTTCCGTTTACAATAAGTAACCTTCCAAAAGGGGTAGAGTTAACAACGCTTAATAAAACTGTAGAAGTAGTTTATGTAGTAGGTCTTTCTAACTTTAATAAAATTGATAAAAACTTTTTTGAAGTAGTTTGTGATTACAATGTTTCTAAAGATAATAACCTGGGGTATTTATTACCTAAAGTAATAGGAAAACCAGATTATGTTAAAAGTTTTAAAGTGATACCTAATAAAATAGATTTTTTAATTCAGAAATAA
- a CDS encoding PUR family DNA/RNA-binding protein: MAERAERVEQEEIFSQVLRAGRRTYFFDVRATKADDYYLTVTESKKFTHDDGSFHYQKHKIYLYKEDFTDFQEMLGKATDYILNEKGSEVISERHQKDFKKEEGTETTDEVKSTESFTDVSFEDI; this comes from the coding sequence ATGGCAGAGAGAGCAGAGAGAGTTGAACAGGAGGAAATTTTTTCACAAGTATTAAGAGCAGGAAGAAGAACTTACTTTTTTGATGTAAGAGCAACAAAAGCAGATGATTACTACTTAACTGTTACCGAGAGCAAAAAGTTTACACATGATGATGGATCTTTCCATTACCAAAAACACAAAATTTACTTATATAAAGAAGATTTTACAGATTTTCAAGAAATGTTAGGTAAAGCAACCGATTACATTTTAAATGAAAAAGGTAGCGAAGTAATTAGTGAGCGTCACCAAAAAGATTTTAAAAAGGAAGAAGGAACTGAAACTACTGATGAAGTTAAATCTACAGAGAGTTTTACAGATGTTTCTTTTGAAGATATATAA
- a CDS encoding chorismate-binding protein, whose amino-acid sequence MNILFNKIEENYKRHIPFVAYRKPNTESVNGFFMKDDQLCFTTKFTETGFVFAPFNSEEKAVLFPSENADFISENILMEENFSLNEHFSDAINTDKEKHLHLVEKALDEINNNELIKVVVSRKEEVLLDEFDVLLTFNKLLKTYTNAFVYVWFHPKVGLWFGATPETLLNISGNTFKTMSLAGTQVFEGSDEVVWKNKELEEQQLVTDFIESQLKPISSNLKVNKKETVKAGNLLHLRSKIEGELNNGSNLKALIRGLHPTPAVCGLPRENAEEFINRNENYKRTFYSGFLGELNIANKSSSLFVNLRCMSVADKTASIYVGGGITKDSSAKKEWEETVAKTKTIKKVL is encoded by the coding sequence TTGAATATTCTTTTTAATAAAATTGAAGAAAATTACAAAAGACATATCCCTTTTGTAGCGTATAGAAAACCGAATACAGAATCCGTAAATGGATTTTTTATGAAGGATGATCAACTTTGTTTCACAACCAAATTTACAGAAACAGGATTTGTTTTTGCTCCTTTTAATTCTGAAGAAAAAGCTGTTTTATTTCCTTCTGAAAATGCAGATTTTATCAGTGAAAATATTTTAATGGAAGAAAATTTTTCTTTGAATGAACATTTTTCTGATGCTATTAATACTGATAAAGAAAAACATCTTCACTTGGTAGAAAAAGCGCTAGATGAAATAAATAATAACGAGCTTATTAAAGTAGTTGTTTCAAGAAAAGAAGAGGTTTTGTTAGATGAGTTTGATGTCCTTCTTACTTTTAATAAATTATTAAAAACATACACAAATGCATTTGTATATGTTTGGTTTCATCCAAAAGTTGGTTTGTGGTTTGGTGCCACCCCTGAAACACTTTTAAATATTAGCGGAAACACTTTTAAAACGATGTCTTTAGCAGGGACTCAGGTTTTTGAAGGTTCTGATGAGGTTGTTTGGAAAAATAAAGAATTAGAAGAGCAGCAGTTGGTTACTGATTTTATTGAGAGTCAATTAAAACCAATTTCTAGCAATCTTAAAGTAAATAAGAAAGAAACTGTAAAAGCAGGGAATTTGTTACATTTAAGAAGTAAGATAGAAGGGGAGTTAAATAATGGCTCTAATTTAAAAGCATTAATTAGAGGTTTGCATCCAACACCTGCTGTTTGTGGTTTGCCAAGAGAAAATGCTGAGGAATTTATTAATAGAAATGAAAACTATAAAAGAACATTTTATAGTGGTTTTTTAGGCGAATTAAACATTGCAAATAAAAGTTCATCGCTTTTTGTGAATTTAAGATGTATGAGTGTAGCAGATAAAACAGCTTCTATTTATGTTGGTGGCGGAATTACAAAAGATAGCTCAGCAAAAAAAGAGTGGGAAGAAACCGTTGCTAAAACAAAGACGATAAAGAAAGTACTTTAA
- a CDS encoding DUF1573 domain-containing protein, with protein sequence MKKITILLAFVVTASFFTACKDGGNAVKKVNQENLENAASRDIEIKKGTALISLDKTIYDFGTVNEGDLVETTFVVTNSGKTDLVITNAQGSCGCTVPTWPKAPIKPGETGNIDVKFNTNGRPNRQQKTVTLTTNTEAGRQVLTIKGSVTPKAK encoded by the coding sequence ATGAAAAAAATAACAATCTTATTAGCATTTGTAGTTACAGCATCTTTCTTTACAGCTTGTAAAGATGGAGGAAATGCCGTTAAAAAAGTAAATCAAGAAAATTTAGAGAACGCTGCTTCTAGAGATATAGAAATTAAAAAAGGAACCGCTTTAATTTCATTAGATAAAACAATCTATGATTTTGGTACTGTAAATGAAGGAGACTTGGTAGAAACTACTTTTGTGGTTACCAATTCAGGTAAAACAGATTTAGTAATTACAAACGCCCAAGGTTCTTGTGGTTGTACAGTTCCTACTTGGCCAAAAGCACCAATTAAACCGGGTGAAACAGGTAACATTGATGTGAAATTTAATACAAATGGTAGACCAAATAGACAACAAAAAACAGTAACCTTAACAACAAATACAGAAGCTGGTAGGCAAGTATTAACTATTAAAGGTTCTGTAACACCAAAAGCAAAATAA